Proteins encoded together in one Mycobacterium noviomagense window:
- a CDS encoding CYTH and CHAD domain-containing protein → MAVKAPATSRYTEVERKFDVVESTVSPSFDGIAAVTRVEKSPTQVLDAVYFDTPGRDLAAKGVTLRRRAGGSDEGWHLKLPAGPDARTEVRAPLDTAENDGAGHVTRDVPDELVDVVRAIVRNRSLEPVARITTAREVHLLYGADGAVLAEFCDDQVTAWSAGAGDEEPTEQRWREWELELRSPDASSADLLDRLGNRLLDAGAVPARHGSKLARVLGVTPDGSQDSAVDPVQRALAEQVDSLLVWDRAVRADTEDAVHQMRVTTRKIRSLLQAAQDSFGLSDSEWILDELRELAGVLGVARDAEVLAERYQQALDQLPPELVRGRVRERLVDEARRRYQTGLHRTLLALRSQRYFRLLDGLEAVASRPPAAPPEQAPVTIEAAHKRIRKAAKAAEQAEEAERNEALHRIRKKAKRLRYTAAAINATKVAEQAKAVQTLLGDHQDSVVSRQHLIRQADAAHAADEDTFTYGVLYQQEADLAQKCREQLQPALQKLDKAVRDIHH, encoded by the coding sequence ATGGCCGTCAAAGCCCCGGCAACGTCGCGCTACACGGAAGTGGAACGCAAGTTCGACGTTGTCGAGTCGACGGTGTCGCCGTCGTTCGACGGCATCGCAGCGGTCACGCGGGTGGAGAAGTCGCCGACGCAAGTGCTGGACGCGGTGTACTTCGACACTCCCGGCCGCGATCTGGCCGCCAAAGGGGTCACCTTGCGCCGGCGCGCCGGCGGGTCCGACGAGGGTTGGCACCTGAAGCTGCCCGCCGGTCCGGATGCCCGCACTGAAGTGCGCGCCCCGCTGGATACCGCGGAGAACGACGGCGCCGGCCACGTGACACGCGATGTGCCCGACGAATTGGTCGACGTGGTGCGTGCCATCGTTCGCAACCGTTCGCTGGAGCCGGTCGCGCGGATCACCACCGCCCGCGAGGTGCACTTGCTCTACGGCGCCGACGGTGCCGTGCTTGCCGAGTTCTGCGACGACCAGGTCACCGCGTGGTCGGCCGGCGCCGGCGACGAGGAGCCCACGGAGCAGCGGTGGCGTGAGTGGGAATTGGAACTGCGCAGTCCCGATGCCTCGAGTGCGGACCTGCTGGACCGGCTGGGCAACCGGCTGCTCGACGCCGGAGCTGTGCCGGCGCGGCATGGATCCAAGCTGGCCCGGGTGCTCGGCGTGACGCCGGACGGCTCCCAGGACAGCGCCGTCGACCCGGTGCAGCGCGCGTTGGCCGAGCAGGTGGACAGCCTGCTGGTGTGGGACCGCGCCGTGCGCGCTGACACCGAGGACGCTGTCCATCAGATGCGGGTAACGACCCGAAAAATCCGCAGCCTGCTGCAGGCCGCGCAGGACTCGTTCGGTTTATCCGACAGCGAGTGGATTTTGGACGAGCTGCGGGAGCTGGCCGGTGTGCTGGGCGTGGCCCGCGACGCCGAGGTCTTGGCCGAGCGGTACCAGCAGGCACTCGACCAGCTGCCGCCGGAGCTTGTGCGAGGACGGGTGCGTGAGCGTCTCGTCGACGAGGCTCGTCGCCGCTATCAGACCGGACTGCATCGAACGCTGCTCGCATTGCGCTCACAGCGCTACTTCCGTCTGCTCGATGGGCTGGAAGCGGTAGCGTCCAGACCCCCGGCAGCCCCGCCCGAACAGGCGCCGGTGACTATCGAGGCGGCCCACAAACGGATACGGAAGGCCGCCAAGGCGGCAGAGCAGGCCGAGGAAGCGGAGCGCAACGAGGCGCTGCACCGAATCCGCAAGAAAGCCAAGCGGCTTCGCTACACCGCGGCGGCGATCAACGCGACGAAGGTCGCAGAGCAGGCGAAGGCGGTGCAGACGCTGCTCGGCGATCACCAGGACAGCGTGGTCAGCCGGCAGCATCTGATTCGTCAGGCCGACGCCGCGCACGCCGCCGACGAAGACACCTTTACCTACGGGGTGCTGTACCAGCAAGAGGCCGACTTGGCGCAGAAGTGCCGCGAGCAGCTGCAGCCGGCATTGCAAAAGCTGGACAAAGCCGTGCGCGACATACACCACTAA
- a CDS encoding type II toxin-antitoxin system CcdA family antitoxin: protein MARLNVYVPDDLAEAARSRGLNVSALTQAAITGELERTSISGWLDSLPPIRGSVDHDAVIAALDGARDEFGR, encoded by the coding sequence ATGGCTCGGCTGAACGTATATGTACCGGATGACCTGGCCGAAGCTGCGCGGTCCCGGGGCTTGAACGTGTCGGCCCTGACCCAGGCGGCGATCACAGGGGAGCTCGAACGTACCTCGATCTCGGGATGGCTGGACAGCCTGCCACCCATTCGCGGCTCCGTGGACCACGACGCAGTGATCGCCGCTCTCGACGGCGCGCGTGACGAATTCGGCCGGTGA
- a CDS encoding type II toxin-antitoxin system VapC family toxin, translating into MVLDASAMVDLLTGQSNANAIRDFLRHKAVHVPAHFDAEVLSALGRLCRAGHLHADEVSELLKALRRAPFTRHQLHDLIEGAWARRDTHRLVDGLYVELAERLRASLVTTDQRLAGSYQSARLP; encoded by the coding sequence GTGGTCCTCGATGCATCAGCGATGGTCGATTTGCTCACCGGCCAGAGCAATGCAAACGCGATCCGAGACTTCTTGCGGCACAAGGCCGTTCATGTGCCTGCCCATTTCGACGCAGAAGTGCTTTCCGCCCTGGGTCGACTTTGTCGCGCCGGACACCTGCATGCTGACGAGGTTTCCGAACTTCTCAAAGCCCTGCGGCGCGCGCCATTCACGCGGCATCAGCTGCACGACCTAATCGAGGGTGCATGGGCGCGGCGCGACACGCATCGCCTGGTGGATGGGCTGTACGTCGAACTCGCCGAGCGGCTCCGGGCCTCGCTGGTAACGACTGACCAGCGACTGGCAGGCAGTTACCAAAGCGCTCGGCTGCCGTAG
- a CDS encoding 2OG-Fe(II) oxygenase, with protein MASTRWHKRVDSGDWEGVTADINDYGGALLPRLLTRAEAARLRKLYTKDDRFRATINMERRRYGAGEYRYFREPYPEPIEHLKNALYPRLLPIARDWWTKLRRDAPWPDTLEEWLDTCHAAGQTKPTALLLKYGPSDWNALHRDLYGELVFPLQVVINLSDPETDYTGGEFLLVEQRPRAQSRGTAIQLPQGHGYLFTTRERPVRSTRGWSAAPVRHGLSVVRSGERYALGLIFHDAA; from the coding sequence ATGGCCTCGACCCGATGGCACAAGCGCGTCGACTCCGGCGACTGGGAAGGCGTCACCGCAGACATCAACGACTACGGCGGCGCGCTGCTCCCCCGCCTCCTGACCCGAGCTGAGGCGGCGAGGCTTCGCAAGCTCTACACAAAAGACGACAGGTTCCGCGCCACCATCAACATGGAGCGTCGTCGCTACGGCGCCGGGGAATATCGGTACTTCCGCGAGCCCTACCCCGAACCGATCGAGCACCTGAAGAACGCTCTGTACCCACGGCTGCTGCCGATTGCGCGGGACTGGTGGACCAAGCTGCGCAGAGACGCCCCCTGGCCGGACACTCTCGAAGAATGGCTGGACACCTGCCACGCCGCCGGCCAGACCAAGCCCACCGCACTATTGCTCAAATACGGGCCCAGCGATTGGAACGCGCTGCACCGAGACCTCTACGGCGAGTTGGTGTTTCCGCTTCAGGTGGTGATCAACCTCAGCGATCCGGAAACCGACTACACCGGCGGCGAGTTCCTCCTCGTCGAACAGCGACCGCGGGCGCAATCTCGCGGCACCGCAATCCAGTTGCCACAGGGGCACGGGTATCTGTTCACCACCCGGGAGCGACCGGTGCGGTCAACTCGCGGCTGGTCGGCGGCACCGGTGCGCCACGGCCTATCGGTCGTTCGCTCGGGCGAGCGCTATGCCCTGGGGCTGATCTTTCACGACGCGGCCTGA
- a CDS encoding cytochrome P450: protein MSEERNAEGYVDQAVMGLAEPQPMYKALRESTPVFRSPQAVVLTRLADIEMALKRTELFSSNMDAVDLGNLRPLIPLQIDPPEHAKYRRILDPLFTPREMARREPEVTKLVNEMIDAFANRGECDFHAEFAVPLPCTVFLQLLGLPLEDLEKFLAWKDGVIRPEGVQGYEQHGKAAAPVAEQIYAYFERAIDDHIAHPRDDILSALIAAEVDGHSLTREEVLDICFLFLIAGLDTVTDSLDCFFVYLARHPDHRHLLLEQPDILPSAVEELLRWETPVPGVARVALQDVEVAGCPISKGERVSPLLGAANTDPAEFPDPDVVDFRRNPNRHRAFGAGPHRCLGSHLARMELRVALREFHRRIPDYEIPPGTELKYTAALRSVEALPLRFPVAK, encoded by the coding sequence ATGAGCGAAGAACGTAACGCAGAAGGCTACGTCGACCAGGCGGTGATGGGTCTGGCGGAGCCACAGCCGATGTATAAGGCGCTACGCGAGTCGACCCCGGTATTCCGGTCACCACAGGCGGTGGTGCTGACCCGCCTTGCCGACATCGAGATGGCCCTCAAACGCACCGAACTGTTCTCGTCGAACATGGACGCAGTCGATTTAGGCAACCTGCGGCCGCTCATCCCCCTGCAGATCGATCCACCCGAGCACGCGAAATACCGGCGCATCCTTGATCCGCTGTTCACCCCGCGTGAGATGGCCCGGCGTGAACCCGAAGTCACCAAGCTGGTCAACGAGATGATCGACGCTTTCGCCAATCGAGGTGAATGCGACTTCCACGCCGAATTCGCGGTTCCCCTGCCGTGCACGGTGTTCCTGCAGCTGCTCGGCTTGCCACTGGAGGATCTCGAGAAATTCCTGGCGTGGAAGGACGGCGTCATCCGCCCCGAAGGCGTGCAGGGCTACGAACAGCACGGGAAAGCCGCGGCGCCCGTGGCCGAACAGATCTACGCCTACTTCGAACGCGCCATCGACGACCACATCGCGCACCCGCGCGACGACATCCTGTCCGCGTTGATCGCTGCGGAGGTCGACGGTCACTCGCTAACGCGCGAGGAGGTACTGGACATCTGCTTCCTGTTCCTCATCGCAGGGCTGGACACCGTCACCGATTCACTCGACTGCTTTTTCGTCTACCTGGCGCGCCATCCCGATCACCGCCACCTGCTCCTCGAGCAGCCCGACATCCTGCCCAGCGCGGTCGAAGAGCTGTTGCGCTGGGAAACACCGGTCCCCGGAGTCGCTCGAGTGGCACTACAAGACGTCGAGGTGGCCGGGTGCCCGATCAGCAAGGGCGAGCGGGTAAGCCCGCTGCTGGGCGCGGCCAACACCGATCCGGCCGAGTTCCCCGACCCCGACGTGGTCGACTTCCGGCGCAACCCGAACCGGCACCGTGCCTTCGGAGCGGGTCCGCACCGCTGCCTGGGTTCTCATCTGGCCCGTATGGAACTGCGGGTGGCATTACGCGAATTCCACCGGCGCATACCGGATTACGAGATCCCGCCGGGCACGGAGCTCAAGTACACCGCCGCGCTGCGGTCGGTGGAGGCGCTGCCCCTGAGGTTTCCGGTGGCAAAGTGA
- a CDS encoding ferredoxin: MTRVCVDADLCTGHGRCYTLAPDVFDADEYGHSIVRVADVSGPLEEQAVNAEQNCPEQAITLSR; this comes from the coding sequence GTGACTCGCGTGTGTGTCGATGCAGACCTCTGCACGGGGCATGGGCGGTGCTACACGTTGGCGCCCGACGTGTTCGATGCCGACGAATACGGGCATTCGATCGTGCGCGTCGCCGACGTCTCCGGCCCGCTCGAAGAGCAAGCCGTCAACGCCGAACAGAATTGCCCCGAGCAGGCAATCACGTTGTCTCGCTAA
- a CDS encoding Zn-dependent alcohol dehydrogenase encodes MKAVVLREAGQPCAVEELTLRPLGRREVRVRLAASGVCHTDLSVRDGGMPALLPCTLGHEGAGVVTEIGAEVTTVAPGEHVVLTWNVPCRSCPHCLRGEAHLCPQGIGHAFGEPYAESAAGPVWPSMGAGTLAEHTLVPAAAVVPIDRSLPLDRAALLACGVTTGVGAVMRSAAVRPGESVLVVGCGGVGLAAIQGARLAGAARIIAADRVAGQLPTAAANGATDTVDAGEVDVASAVRDLTSGAGVDHAIEVVGKPATIRAAYDATRRGGTVTIVGAADIEETVTFPALSLMADGKTIRGSVYGASDPARDIPALVELALRGRLDLEALVTRRIGIDDVEAAFADMAAGRGARSVVCFSETT; translated from the coding sequence ATGAAGGCCGTCGTGCTGCGGGAGGCCGGTCAGCCTTGCGCGGTGGAGGAGCTGACGTTGCGGCCGCTCGGCCGCCGGGAGGTGCGGGTGCGATTGGCGGCCAGCGGGGTCTGCCACACCGATCTGTCGGTGCGCGACGGCGGCATGCCGGCGCTGCTGCCGTGCACGCTGGGACATGAGGGCGCCGGCGTCGTCACCGAGATCGGCGCGGAGGTCACGACGGTGGCCCCAGGTGAGCACGTCGTGCTCACCTGGAATGTGCCGTGCCGGTCCTGCCCGCATTGCCTGCGGGGCGAAGCCCATCTCTGTCCGCAGGGCATCGGGCATGCCTTCGGGGAGCCGTACGCCGAAAGTGCCGCCGGGCCGGTGTGGCCGTCTATGGGTGCCGGAACGCTGGCCGAACACACGCTTGTGCCGGCCGCGGCCGTAGTGCCGATCGATCGGTCGCTGCCGCTGGACCGGGCGGCGTTGCTGGCGTGCGGGGTCACCACCGGAGTCGGTGCGGTGATGCGCAGCGCGGCGGTGCGACCGGGGGAGAGCGTGCTGGTCGTCGGCTGCGGTGGGGTGGGCTTGGCCGCAATCCAAGGTGCGCGGCTGGCCGGTGCGGCGCGGATCATCGCCGCCGACCGGGTGGCGGGGCAGCTGCCGACCGCGGCGGCCAACGGCGCGACCGACACCGTCGACGCGGGCGAGGTCGATGTGGCAAGCGCCGTCCGGGATCTGACCAGCGGTGCGGGGGTCGATCATGCGATCGAAGTGGTGGGCAAGCCGGCCACGATCCGCGCGGCCTATGACGCCACCCGCCGCGGGGGCACGGTCACGATTGTGGGCGCGGCCGACATCGAGGAGACGGTGACGTTCCCGGCGTTGTCGTTGATGGCCGACGGCAAGACGATTCGCGGCAGCGTGTACGGCGCCAGTGATCCGGCGCGCGACATTCCGGCGCTCGTCGAGCTTGCGCTGCGCGGTCGGCTTGACCTCGAGGCGCTGGTGACCCGGCGCATCGGCATCGATGACGTCGAAGCCGCGTTCGCCGACATGGCCGCTGGCCGCGGTGCGCGGAGCGTGGTGTGCTTTAGCGAGACAACGTGA